Genomic window (Cryptococcus neoformans var. grubii H99 chromosome 9, complete sequence):
GACGGACGACAGTTTGATGGCTGAGAAAATGATctggcggcggcggccgGCTCAACTTTATCGATGTTTACGCCACCTGTTTCAGTTCCGTAAGATATGCTCCGAGTTCCGGTCCCGTCGTTGCAGGGATTTCCATCACCACGCATCTAGTAATCCATATCGCGCCAAACAACAAAACTTCTTTTCAGTTCAGCCCATCCATCCGCTGTCCGCTGCTTGGTCGCGTCTCCAGTCAACGGCCCACCAGCCAGCCCCTTTTTCCATCCACTCAGCGCTCTGCGCCCCTTAACATCATCTTAATCCCAGCCGGTCGCAGTCTCAAAAGTTTCAGGGAAGGCACACAgctatcctcttcccacccCAACTGTGCGTCATACCATCCTTCCATATCCAGCCATTACTTCATTGACACACTTTTGGTATTGCTGGCCATAGCTATCCCTCCCTGTTATCCGGTGTCAAGTATCTGCGTCAAAATTCCGGTAGGATCGTCGGTCAGTTACCACAATCATTTCTCCGTCGGTAAGCCCGGGTGTCATTTGTGGTACCTCGACAACTCCCGGTGCCAGACAGCATTCATCGTAAATATTTTTGGTCTATTGGCACCCTTGCAACACAGGCTACTGCGGGCTCTATACTGTTCAATCTTTTGACTGTCAATATTTCCTCTTGACTTATTCAAAACATTTCAAGCATCTCTTCGCTTTCCCTATCTATGATATGGACCAGCCATCtggctcttcatcatctcgcCACCTGCCGTTTGGCGGTCCTGGGGCACGAACAATTCTAGACGATGAATTAGGTCCATCCTCTCTACCTGATTCACAAGGGTACTCTGAAAATCAGTATGAATCACACCCAGTCGGTGCCCTGCAATTATCCCAGCAGTCAAGAGATACGCCCACTGCTTCACCTTCCCTAGAAGGGGCATCAATCAAGCGCGTAGGAGGGAAGGCAAACGTCTCATCGGCGTGTGGGCCCTGCAAGCGGGCACATTTGGCGTGTGATATTGGGCGACCATGTAAGAGATGCATCAACATGGGTAAACAGGATCAATGTGAGGATGTACCGGTAAGCCCTTTTATTCCTAATCTTCCATCCACTCTTTTCTGCTCTTTCGTTGATCAGCTATTGATGGCCTTTTCAGCAcaagaagaggggaaggCCAAAAGTCGCAAGACCGCCACTCGGAGAACCATATCATCGAACATCTAGGCCAGTGCCAGTGGCTTCCGATGCTAGTGGAATAGGCAGATGGAGAGGCCCATCGGTCTACGATCCGCCCTTCATGCCGAATATGGACGCCGCTCCCGCTCCTTCCATGACTGGCAGGATTTCCCCTCCCAGGGCCAGCTCGTCAAGCATGGACGCTTCTGCTGCTAATTACCCCACTCCTGATCCTACCGCCCATCCCTTCACTCTGTTCACCACTACAGACTTCAAAATTTTACGAGCTAGTCCATCTTGCTTCTCACTGGTTGGCTACCATCCCAACGAGTTCGtcaacctcaacctccttgaTTGGATTCATCCACAAGATAGACATTTAATTGACATGGAGAGAAATAAACTGTTGGCAGTACCGTATGTAGAGGGACAATTGAGGTCTGTCGAAGTGACCCAGGCGGCAATCACCCAAAGGACCGAACTGGAATTGTTGTCACCTGCTGAGGGAATGCGTGAACCCTATCCAAACAAGAATGTCCGTGTCCTTCATGTGGATAACCGCTTTAGCCCCTTTAATGTCCGACTTCACCTTGGCGGTGGGCTTGGTGCAAGTCTTTGGCAACCGGTAACTCTGGGCAGAGTGTATCTGGTCGTTTCCTTCCTTGCGATTCCTCGCAGCCACCATTTTCCTCCCGACATACCTCCGGTACGACGAGTTTCGCAGATAAGCCCACCTACACCTATAACACCAGCTCCTGCCATGTCGGGTCAAGGGCTTCCAggtttctcttccatcgcTGCAGGGGTTGACGGCCCTCAATCACGATATGACCAACCCCCACCACAAGTATACTACCCGCCACCGCAACCTCCAACGGCTCGTCCACCACCGCCTTTTACAGCGCAGCCTTATCCTTCCTACCCGCAAACGGCCATGCCAGCTAATGCACCCATGTACCCCCCTCGACGGTCGTCTTCGCCAAACTCTGCGTATCGTACACCGCAAACAACGAATTATTCTATTAGTTCTACAGAGTATCAAATGCAGCCTGGATTTTACCCGCCTGCCGGACCACCGCCTCTTGGACCGCCTACGGCCATTGCTGGTGCGGAGTACAGACGGTCGAGCTATGAGGAATGGAGAATGGCACAGCAAGCTAGTACATCCGCCACTCTAGCCCCTCCTAGAGATCACGCGGCGGTTGTTGGTGGATCTTCAGGCGACGGAACGAGACGGATTTGGGAGCTATAAGATGGGCGCAAAATGATTGAGACTCTCATAAATTTCAAGTCCCCAAGGGAATTTTTGGGAAAAACAATATGGTAATTTCATTGAGTAGATCTGTAATGAGCATTTGATAATGTCTTGAATGGGAAAACGGTATTATTGTAAAGCTTCACGTATAGTTAGTAGAGCAAACGCGTCGTGTCATGACTTATAACGCTTTTCTTTTGTTAGACGTGCATACCCCTCCCAGTAGCTTTTGCAATGATGATTTGGGAAATTACACTGaaatgagatatatgtatgaaTATAACCTCACGCAAACGGATACGAAAACCAAAGTTGAGGATCAAAAATAGAGGTTGGGAAATAGTCCCCCTTGCCAAGACATTACAGGCCCAGACTGTGAACAGTGGATAGATTCTCATGTATATAACCCTAGTAGACCTTGAACTTGTCGCTTTGTCGTGTGCTTTATGATAAAAGAATCCACAACGGCCGGCACAACTCTTCACACAATTAAATGGAAGCGGGAGCACCTGGTTGGATAACATCCTTCACGTCCTCCTATTATAAAACAAAGGATTAGCGCAAACAATACCAACGACATGAACACACTGACCTGagccgcctcttccttgaacgcttccacttccttcttcaattttTCCTGCTCTGCCTCAGTCTGACCGTGGATAGTGGCGCCATGATCTTGGAGCCTGTGAACAGCCATCATACTCAAAACTGCCTTGCGGACTAAAGAGATGTAAGCCCTGGTTCTTAAAGACTGGACTCGATCAACTTACATGTCTTCTTGGCATCGAAGGCGGCCTTGACGTTAGGCAACAAGTCAACACCCTTAGCCTCAGCGGGTTCGTCCTTGGTGGCTTCAACGTCTCTCAACCAAGGGTGGTTCAACAACTCATTCGCTGTAGGTCGATTTGTGGGGTCGATGGTCAAGCAGTCACGCACGAATTGTTTGGCAGTCTCAGAGACACCCGTCCAATATTCGGCAGGTTCGAAGCGATAGTCGCCCTTGCAGATGGCTTGCATCTCTTCGTATTGAGAGTCGCGGTCGAAGGGGGTATAGCCACAAAGGAGGAAGTAGCTGTGCGCAAGATGAGCATCTAATGACTGCTTGAACTTAGAAATACGCACGTGATGACACCGATGGCCCAAATATCCACAGGCTTGCCGTGGCCGGCCTTTTTGAATATTTCAGGCTATTTGATTTCGTCAGTTTGGAAGTTTAGAAAGAGTACAAGATACTCACAGCCATGTAACCAGGAGTCTTGGGAGGAAAATCAGCCAAATGCTCTCCACGTGTATGAATCACTTACACCACATGTAGTAGTTAGAATAGCAAATTTATCATCATCTAAGACCTTGGACAATCCAAAGTCAGCCAACATAAGATCCGCATCTTCGGCCTTGGACTTGAAAAGGATGTTCTCCGGCTTCAAATCTGTTCAGTCATGGTCAGCGTGTTGACGGATTAGTCCAATTAGACTCAATTACCTCTGTGAACGATGCCTTGGTCATGGAGGTACTTGACGGCTGATGTTACAGTTCGCACAATATTGGCAGCATCCCTTGCCAAGAAGTCAGCTCAATAGCACAGATTTGAACTGCAGGCGATCGTGCCTCACTTCTCAAAGTAGCTTCCCTTGGCACAGATCCTATCGAAAAGCTCTCCACCGGTACAAAGGTCAAAGACAAGCTGCAAGATAACCAGTCAACGTGCCGATCCCAAATAAGCTTTCTTCTACTTACATAAAGGTTATGAGTAGTCTCGAAAAAGTCATGCAATTGAACAATGTTCTTGTGGCCAGCTGAAACTCGTTTAAGGACAGCGATTTCGTTCCGGACCATATGCTCTCGGCCCTATTGACATGCTCAGTAACCGTCATGACCGATGAGTCGCTGTTGACATACCATCAAGAACTTCTTATTAAGTACCTTACATGCGTAGTATTCACCAGTCTGTGAAGCCAATTATTAGACTAGTTTTTATGACTCACTCGCAGTGGCTCTGGAGAGGATGCTGAAGCGCAACCATTACAGAGCGGAAGAACACGCACCGTGATGTGAACACATTCTTTGACCACGGCGCTAATATAATAGTCGAGTGCATGAGCTTGACCATTACGATGATTTAttcatgggaagaagaactgaCTACGTTCCACTACAAAGATGACAGATCGTCAGCAAAGCTCGACGTTTGAGCGGAGCAGCTCACCTTCCTAATGTCTTTCCAGTCTTGTACTGGCAGGGGACAGTCTGAGGGGCCATATAGGGATAACTGATGATCTTGCGGGATGCGATGGCAGAGGGGTGAAATGTGAATGTGAATCGATATGAAGATTACAGATGACAAATGACAGTTGCATGAAAGGATTAGAGCTGATCGACGAGGAGCTGCTTGACGCCTGGCGCGTTTAGTCGTCGGCCTCCGCAACCAACCAGGATGCGGTGTAAAACACGCAGTCCATCAAGCATAGCACATAATTACAGTTATAGGTGGCTCATCGTGGATCTTAGATTCATGCATGACTACTATAAGACTATTGTATGTCTACATATTTGGTCGATTACAATCCGAGAGATCGTTGAGAAAgggcagaggaagatatGCTATTGTGGGCTGCGCTCCACAGGATGGGAGACCAACATACATTGTTATTGTTCATAGGCGTCACTCAAGGAAGATATGTGTCATGCATACCGTATATGTATTGCCATTTCCTTATAATCAATTGCCCTGCACCACAATCCCCAAGCACTATAGTCTACCACACCCCGCGTCCAAGGAAAAATCGACAAAGACTTACCTCCTATACTTTCACTTTTTTGACGTCCTGTACGATAATACAGCGGTCAGAACTAACTTCTGAATGGGCAGCCACAAATAGACTTACAGGCTCAGCGGCCGCATTTTGTCCCTCTGTTTCCTCAACCGCGGGTGGCTTGTTCAACCCAAACTTCTCAGCacgcttcctcttcttctcctcttcagcgGCAAGCTTGGCGGCCAATTCACTGGGAAATCTATCAGCATTGACGGCCGCGCAATCTTTTAGTAAATCACGTACGGGTCAacctcttccgcttttttcTCCGGTTTAGATGCAGGCTTTCCggtttccttcttttcaggCAATCCAAATTTGGCTGCCCTCTTGGCAAGAACCTCATCACTCAACCCAAGAGGGTCCTTATCGATGGGCGCAGCTTTTTGTCTCGTCTCAGCTGGTTTTGTTTCGGCGTTCTCGGTCTTTGCAGGCTTGGTAGCGGAGGGTTTGGGCAAGTTGAAAGGGATACCAAAGCGTTCCGCTCGAGCCTTCATAGCTTTTTGATCAGGAGTGAGCTCCGCTTCAGGCTCCGTGGAAGGAGCAGAGGCAGGAGCATCGTTTGTTTCAACAGCAGGCAACTCTGACGCATTAACAGCAGAAGTGTCAGGCGGCTATAGGGCAGGTAATGTCAGTACAGAGGAATTAACCAGCGCTAACGGTACGCACGTCAATGAGAGAAGTATCGGGGGCCGCGGGAGCGGTCGTGACCTGTGGTATTGTCTTAGGAACGTTTGTGCCGCTTATAGGCGCATCAGGGTCGGTCTgctcattcatcatcagcaattAATCTTCTATGTGAAGATGGTTCAACCTGCCAGTTCTTCCTGAGGTTCTTCACATGTGATGTTGTTCTCAAGAAGCCTTTTGACCaaatcatccttcttcccagtcTGGGGCAAGTGATGCTTGGCGAGTAATTCTTTAAGGTCTGTAACCTTGAGCTTTTGGCTGGACCAGAATCAGTGGAGTCCAACGGATGGTATGGTGGAGCATTTCACTTACAGTCTGGCTTCCATCACGTATGTTTGGTTTCTATCTTAGTACGTGCTTCTTGAAGGGTTATAAATAAGTGGTACTGGTGCGAAGCTGCTTGGTGCTGTAGAATGGGTGGAGAGATGTCGAAGAGCGAGGGGTTTGAACAACGGCAACGAACGACACTATATGGGGGTCCGCGTaatccctccttctccttcttgaccaAGCAACGGTGTTTATCCACGTCATAGTTCgcttttcccttttcatcatcatcaacaattAATCCTTATTCTCATCAGtaccatcttccttttctttcttcatgCTGCAGCTGCTGTATCTGATATCGCCCAAGAAAATGTATGTTTCAGCGCAATATGCATAGGAGAGGCCATAAACACAAGCGTTCTTATGCCTATAGCCCTTGTCCTTGTGGCTACGAAGGGAAGAGTCATTCTTCAGCAGGTTGTTGACATGCctgctcttcatctctcagAGTCTAGCCTGTagatcttcttcatctatTCCATTAGCTGCCACTCCCATCGGCTTCTTCCCTGGCTCTCTGGCTTTGAATACTCCTTCTTGACATGTCACGGCCAGCAATTTCCCCTTTGCGCTGTATACTCTTCCCCTTGCCACGGCTCTCCCACTTGACATGTCGGCCACTTGCGATTCCATGACATGCAATACGGGCTCTTGATAATCGAGATCTGGTGGTAATGGGTAGAAGTGGATTGAGTGGTCTAAGGAGGCAATCAAGCCTATTTGAGGAGTAGACGACATGTTGAGACCGATAGAGCGCGTTGCGGCACCCACTAGTTGATAATCGGTTAGGTAAGTGATCATAGACTGTGAATTATCAGACTACTGTTCAAATCAAGTATGCGGGGCTTACTTTATACATCTCTTCGCTGATTGTTTCATCAGGATCTATGCGTGGTCGATACCACATCATTCGGGTGGTGGGCAAACCATTGACGTAATACTCTTTTGAAGATGGTACTCCCGGAATCTTCCTGGCAACCGAAGTGAAAAAGGCGGCTGAACCTCTTTTCTATGCTGTTCTTAGCATTGGTTTCAATTAGAGGGATGTTACCACTGCTCACCTTTGACCAGTCATCGAGATATCCCCATTTCCATCCTAATTCTTCTTTACTTTTTTCCTGCACTAGTCTTTGAAGAAAGACTTCGTTATCTTCGCATTGATCCCACGGCCTTAGTTCCTTTGGAAAGGGAGCTTGAAAACTCTCCTTGACCTCGAAGCCTTCCCCATTCTTCTGTGTAGGATCTTCATCCCAAGGCTGAACCATTGCTGTCAGACTGTGCGAGACTCTGACAGGCGTATGACCTTGGGACGAGACTGAGAACCGCTCATATGGTGATTGGTAGCTAGCGAAGAGGATAAAGAATATTCTCCCATTCTGCCATCCTCTCACTTCCCTTCGGATATACCTGTTCCCCTCAGCAAGTTTATCCACCTTATATTCGATATCTCCGTCTGA
Coding sequences:
- a CDS encoding CAMK/CAMK1 protein kinase — translated: MAPQTVPCQYKTGKTLGSGTYAVVKECVHITTGEYYACKVLNKKFLMGREHMVRNEIAVLKRVSAGHKNIVQLHDFFETTHNLYLVFDLCTGGELFDRICAKGSYFEKDAANIVRTVTSAVKYLHDQGIVHRDLKPENILFKSKAEDADLMLADFGLSKVLDDDKFAILTTTCGTPGYMAPEIFKKAGHGKPVDIWAIGVITYFLLCGYTPFDRDSQYEEMQAICKGDYRFEPAEYWTGVSETAKQFVRDCLTIDPTNRPTANELLNHPWLRDVEATKDEPAEAKGVDLLPNVKAAFDAKKTFRKAVLSMMAVHRLQDHGATIHGQTEAEQEKLKKEVEAFKEEAAQEDVKDVIQPGAPASI
- a CDS encoding acyl-CoA thioesterase II, whose amino-acid sequence is MGMSLVSRISVSPHPNKPFTFIPHDTWIPPGARSIYGGLVISQALCSSLLTVEPPFGLHSIHCYFLHPAQSDGDIEYKVDKLAEGNRYIRREVRGWQNGRIFFILFASYQSPYERFSVSSQGHTPVRVSHSLTAMVQPWDEDPTQKNGEGFEVKESFQAPFPKELRPWDQCEDNEVFLQRLVQEKSKEELGWKWGYLDDWSKKRGSAAFFTSVARKIPGVPSSKEYYVNGLPTTRMMWYRPRIDPDETISEEMYKSMITYLTDYQLVGAATRSIGLNMSSTPQIGLIASLDHSIHFYPLPPDLDYQEPVLHVMESQVADMSSGRAVARGRVYSAKGKLLAVTCQEGVFKAREPGKKPMGVAANGIDEEDLQARL